The genomic region TGCGATAATGCAACATATACGTAAAACCGTACAAGTCACGACTGAAACATGTTCTGACAAGCTTTTATTCATACACCACAGACGGTAAACCACTGAAGCATGAGTTCGATGACACTTTATTCATACACAGAATGACACTATAAAGCTCATCTTACAACTCGCATCTCATCCAAACTCGATTAATGTGCAAATACGATAAGGCTTGAGCGAGACATTCCTATAGTTGGGCTGCGTGAACCTTTCCAGGGTTTTCTAACATCTTAGATACTCAGTCTCGACTAACGTAGGACTGTCTTGCAGAAATTTTACCATACAGAACGGGCATTATGGATGGACAAACAACATGGTCTTTGCAAGCTCGATTGCTTTTTCACGACCAAAAAACTTTTCAACTATAGCAAGTGCAAACTCCATGGTGGTGCCTGGTCCTCTACTGGTGATGAGGTTTCCATCCACCACAACTCTATTCTCTATTTCGCTTGGGTCTGACAACTTACTGCACATTGCAGGAAAAGCGGTGGCCTTCTTGTCCTGAAAACCCAGAAATGAGATAGCTTTTATCACATACCGAATAATAGAGAAAACTCAATTATCTTTTCAGTAAAGGAAATTTTGTATAACTAAAAGGTAAAACCCCAGATAGCAGATGCCGCAATCATATACTCTGAAAGCAGTCATAGCATAATGAGTATAGAATACAGGAAATGTTACTCCGACTTGGCTGCAAATATCGGAGACAGTAATTTTCTGAATATATTCAATGTTTTTCGCAAAAAATGATGTATTGGAATGTCGGATTATGTCAAGCTGTAAGAAATACACGACACGCAGCCAAATTGAAGCATAAGCACATAGAATAGTTTATAGATTGTTGAAAATGTTGTGATCGAGTTACCTTCAATAAGCCATGAGGTTCAAGGACTAAGGCGGGGGAAGCACATATGGCTCCATAAGGTCGGTTAGCTTCCCTTTGTTTCTTCAGCATCTCAACTAATGTCTCTGAagcagcaaatgcctcggccccACCTAGTCCACCCTGGCAACATGAATACCAGCTTTTGAGCTAACTCGTCTCCAGATGAGGAAATAATAGAACTTCCATTATGAAAGAAAAACCGCCTGTATTGATGTGCATTACTTACCGGTAAGACAATGAGGTCATAAGAAGATTTTGCAGCCTCATCAAGGTGCACATCTGCTACTAGTTTCACTTTCCGAGAAGCCAATACCTCAAGTTTCTCTCCAACAGAAGCTACGACTACTTTTGCTTTCGCTCGGCGCAGTACATCGATTATGATGACTGCTTCCATCTCCTCGGACCCATCTGCTATAGGTACCAGAACCTACCAATAACAGGaacacatcatcatcatctaattttttttctttgagAAAAAAAGGAAAATCGCTACCGAGATTTATTATCAGAGGATTTACAAGATCAAAAACCAGGAAAAAGAGATCAAGAAAGACATTTAGCAGAACGGCAAAGATCAGTCATCACTACAAACATCATTATCCCTGGTGCTAAGGGATGCCGCAAAATGGTGGGTTAAGGAGAGCGTCATATGTACGTAGCTTAACCCTTGTGGTAAGGCCACAAAGAGGACTCGTAATGAAAATTGCATCGAGAATTGCATCAAATGACTACTACTTCACTCCTAAAATATCTCCAGCCATTATGCTTTATTCCATCATCATTCAAACAAAAGAGCGAGTCTTTGGCTCTATTGTAAACCTAATCGAAAGATCCGACATTACTGTCAAATAAAAACTCCAGTAAAAAAGAGGTACAATGTTCAATCGCTTGACAGTTGACCTTGCGCTACTTAGGAATTGACATACTAGGACAGAATAAATTTGCCATGAATTTGTATCACTAGTAGGAATTTATTTACTAGAAAAGTAGTCCACAAGTTAAGACAGGCATTTTTCTTATGCGCCTTTGTGCAAGCCACAGTACCAAACAAGAGCGAGTTCTAAAGACAGGAGTGGTTGAAAGTTAAGAGACAAGGTAATCTCACCTCAGGGCAACCATTATATGTCCACTGCATGGAATTCAGCTCCCTAATCAAAAATTCATCTCCGTGATTGGGCCGCATGACCTAAATCGATACAATATGAGACAGAAACAAGAAAAAGTAGCCACCGGAAAAAAATTCAGCAACACAAAGATTGAGACAAGTCACAAATGAAGGAATAAGACAATAGAATTAGAAGTGGTTTTGAAAGAAAAAGCAGGTCCATATTCCATAAGACTGCGCTAAAGGATTATTAGAATAGACTGTAGAGGATAGAATGATAGATTAATGAAAACAGAGCTGATTTTCTAACCAGATAATTGCAGGTATATTACCCTTTCCAACCTATACTTtcaataaaaattaaataaacgGTAATTGACTCCACCCGGTCAGATATGTGCCTTCTCGGTTTCTCCTACTTGCGATAAACACAGCACTTCATTAATTGAACTAACACCATTACATCTATCACATGTTACTTCAATGCTTCACCTTGACCGCGAGTCATGTGTTCAGTTGTTCGTGACGCTCCTTCCGGAATGACACTTAACACACTTCAACTTTAGGTCAAAAGTATGAAAAGAAGTTTTGTCTGACATTCCAACACTTAACAGTTTTTGTTATTTCCGTCTATTTTTGGTACTGTATCCATGTCCAACAAGACACTCAAGGATATGAGCACGAACTTCATACCCGCCCCTTGCCACTCGACAGTCGACACTCCTCATATAAGAGCAAAAACAAGAGGATGGATTGATAAAAGTAAGGTAGATGTGATTTAGTATGATATTAAGCCTTGTTTTTCGAACATCTCTATGTTTTaaagttataaaatttgtctTAAGATGCGCCCTCCGCCCATACGTTTACTCTAGGACAAAGTCCGTGTGTCTATAATTTGAGTCATGTCCAGCCCAGCGCTTAAATATATGCCCGTGTTGTAAACCTATAGCCAAATCTAACGAGTTTTAATGCAGCATACACATGGGCAATCAGCAATGCCATATTTTCCTATATGCTTGGGATTTCAAGTGCGGTCATACCAGTGGTGCTTCAACTTCATCAGCCTTCTTCTTTCCATACAATTGTTCAACTAATGCCACAGCGTATTCCATTGATGTACCTGGTCCACGACTTGTCACAACATTACCATCCTGCTGGACCCTGGATTCAACTGCAGTTGCTGACGTAGACAATTGATCCATAAATGAGGGATAACAAGTAGCCTGTCAGACGGAAAACTTAAAATCAAACATATTTTCATAATTGATTTAAACATcactaacatacaaacatatgtACTATAATAGCTAATAAAGTATTGCATTTTAATGGATTCTTACCTTCAATCCTTTCAGTAATCCCCACGAACCCAAAACAACTGCTGGCGAAGCACAAATTGCAGCATGAAGGCGGCCATCAGCAGCCTGCTCCTCTACTATGTTTTTCAACGTATGACAGTCTTTTAGAGCAACAGCACCTGGCATCCCACCCTAGtgacaatttcaaaaaatttgAGATATACTTCTCactaataaaaaaaatgtaaGATGGCGGCTGCTAGAGATGTCATGTAGGGGCCCCTACAGATATACAAGGAAATGACAATGAGGGTTGATCTACTGTCACAAAAGACATGCAAttcaaatactccctccgtctcaaaaTATCTTCAATTTTTCCGTATTTTTCACCATTTCGGACTTAAAGTTTCACTATAGTCCCTTTTTTTTGCTACAGTTACATAAATACCCCCACTTGTCCCACTATATCATTATTACTTTGAATTTTGAAACAAGTATTTTTATTTTGAATGTCAGTCATGTCTTCAATCGTACAATTTTTGTATTTTGTACATTTCTGAGGAGGGAGTACAGCAGAATAAATATACTGAATCTCAAACATGCGTGATAAGAGAGCAGTTAAGCTTAAGTACTTGAACTACagattaaaacaataactaaaatACTAAATAAAAGGTGCAAACAGGCTGTCAACAAATGTAACATATACAATTTACATGTCATAAAACTCCAACACAAGCGGCCAGCATAAGCCATTAGCAGCAACACACATGTTGAGGGAACGAAAAGAACAAAAATTACCGTGAGAGAAATGAGGTCGTATTTGGTCTTAGTACAGTCATCTATCAATGAGTCAGCAACGATCTTCACACCATGACATGCATCAACACAACGTTCCTTCTCAACAGATGCCACTGTCACTTCGGCTCCAGCCCTCCTCAAAACATCAATGGTAATTACGGCTTCCAAAGGCTCTGTGCCATTTGCAGCCGGAACTAACACCTAGAAGCAAACAACAATAACCTAAAGTAAACAACAATGGCACTGATATCATAAGGAAGTTTCCGGTGGTACATAGAATAGAATACAGCAAAGTGGGAGTCTTAAAGGTCAAAactaaatatatatttttattgaCAAGCAAAAAGCAACAGAAACTCAATGATGAAGATTGATGGTAGGTACGCCGATGTGCAAGAGAAAATATCATATTGTAAAGCAGTAATAACCCACCAAGCAGACTTGCCCTTTGTTCGGCAAAAGGAGGGATCTAACGGGAAAGGGAGGGGAACGATTTATCTTGCTTGGTTAGCAAATTGGGTGGGCGGATCCTCCAAGAGAAACTAAAATCACTCTAACATAGGAGCTCCCTTTCCTTTTCTCCTACGCTTGTATCCAAACAAGGGTAACAGTACCATAAAGACTTATAAAATCTTACATATTCATGAGCGATGTAGACaagtaaacaacaacaacaaacaacaacaaagccatagtcccaaaatgatttgggttgGACTAACATGAATCATCATTCAAAACCTCTTTGGCAATGAGTCCAATAATGCACTGCTTGTCAAAAGCCTGCATAGAGGCTGAGGGTTGTGGTAGGTTTGTGGCAGCCAGTGTAAAAATCCCCATCACACTTTATAGGCATGAATCAAAGTTCGACCGAAGACCATGCCATCATCATAACATATAATCAGGACTTAGTGTAGAAGAGACAAAGATCATTCCTATACAGTAAAAGAAATCCTAAATAAAATACTCTCTCCGTTCccgtcaattgttgtcctttgattttggtacaaagaccaagaaaagaggagaaggtcaattataagatgacaagtggaccaattTGGGTGTGaaggatcaaattgctcatcaaatggaatcctaaaatagaaaggacaacaattgatgagacacccaaaatggaataggacaacaaatgaccgggaccgggacagagggagtactccGTGAATGAATAAGCTTCCTACATCCTACATATAAAACAGGTAATCAATAGGTCAAATAAACTACAGAGACACTTCAACAACATCAACCAAGATCATCCAACAGAATCATCACTATAGCAACATGGTTTGGGGTTCgctaacatgaatcatcatcCGAATCCGCTTAGCTTAAATCCACCAATACGATCAAAGGTAAATAAACAAAGTAAAACAGAAAAGAAACCCACAATATTCAAGCAATAGTGAAAATAAAAACAACCCACATCATATAATCTTGAAAATATCGTAAAAATTATACCTTTTTAGCAATGGAACccatagatgatgatgatgaagatgatgaaacAGGTAAAGTAGAGAACTTGGTGGTTGTTTTATAGAGAGGGAAGTGTAAAGGGGTTGAAATTGAGGGTTTTCGAGTGAAATATGTAGGAAATGGTGTGAATTGAATAAAGTGACGCGTGGGTTGAATTGAGAGAGAGGTAGTGAGTGTAGTAATGGAGTGTCGAGCCATGGATGGTTTCATCAATACTTGGGTTATTCTTGGTGGCACACACCCAATGGGCAATGGGGAAGGATTACGGTGGTAATGGGTCGGGTTTGGATTGAGTTGGATTATGTAAAGTCGGTTATGTGGTTATTTGAGAATTTGTTAATCGAAATTGGTTTGATTATTTATCGTGGATGAATGGGTGGATTAGTTTATAAAAAGAAGGATATTTAACCTCTtttacggtttttttttttttgttttccatttATCAGTTTTAGAGTTAatactttaaactaaaatatttgTATGTTACTCTTTCCTATTCACTATGATCTTCCACAATATTTTTTGGGTAGTTTTTAAGAGCAATGAAATTTGTCGTGGAAAATGGAGGAAATGGAAAGTAAGAGAGAAAATGTAGGGTCACAAGTCCTATGAACCACAAAATATAGATTAATAACGAAATTGGACGATCTTagtaaatttgtcattttaagaaatgtggaagatgttagagaataTGAGGGAGTACTATATAAAGAAATAAAGGGGTGGAGTTTAATTGTTAAGACTTTGGTGAATTTCTCAAGAGACTCAGGTCAAGCATCCCAAGAGCAATCTATGTCACTCTTATGAAGTATTTATGGGTTTAATCTATGTGTTATAGATTTTGAGTGTAACTCTCAGCCATCAGGtgtggcttacctgctatacgGTAAACACGTGGATAAGTCTATGCGTTATAGATTACGAGTCCGTCACTCTTAggtggcttacctgctatacgATAAATTTAAAACGTGGTTAAAGAGATGTTAAAGTCTGCGTAAAAGCAGTTgagaataaaacaaaacaaaacggaATGGAATGGAATATTAAATCTAACGCTTATTTAGGTACAAACTTAAAAAAATGAACAATCAAAGGTTGTTACAAATTTAACAAAGTGAACAATCAAAGGTTGTTAATGCATATTTTGAACCTTGTCAAATCAATAACCTAAATATCTATAAGTCATTATAACAAACGCTCTCTTATATCTTATTGCCCATATCGTTATGTTTATATCCGTAAGTTTGATATAACATAATGCATCATTTTTCTTTTAGAATACATAATCTTTTGTCACTACAAGTGTTGAACATTCTACATGACCTGGATTAGGCTCGTATTTCTATATAATAGGCCATATATACTGTTAATCCAATTTCATTATTTTAGCCAATTGAAACAAATGAGTTATTTGTGTTAGATTGTACTGGAGAATTAAACCGTCAATCCTACTTCAACCCATTTAACTTTTGTGTCGTGTTTATTTCGACCGAAACTTCTCAATCTCCCCAAACTCGATAATTCGTGCCGGGTTCCAATCG from Silene latifolia isolate original U9 population chromosome 3, ASM4854445v1, whole genome shotgun sequence harbors:
- the LOC141647013 gene encoding protein DJ-1 homolog B; this translates as MKPSMARHSITTLTTSLSIQPTRHFIQFTPFPTYFTRKPSISTPLHFPLYKTTTKFSTLPVSSSSSSSSMGSIAKKVLVPAANGTEPLEAVITIDVLRRAGAEVTVASVEKERCVDACHGVKIVADSLIDDCTKTKYDLISLTGGMPGAVALKDCHTLKNIVEEQAADGRLHAAICASPAVVLGSWGLLKGLKATCYPSFMDQLSTSATAVESRVQQDGNVVTSRGPGTSMEYAVALVEQLYGKKKADEVEAPLVMRPNHGDEFLIRELNSMQWTYNGCPEVLVPIADGSEEMEAVIIIDVLRRAKAKVVVASVGEKLEVLASRKVKLVADVHLDEAAKSSYDLIVLPGGLGGAEAFAASETLVEMLKKQREANRPYGAICASPALVLEPHGLLKDKKATAFPAMCSKLSDPSEIENRVVVDGNLITSRGPGTTMEFALAIVEKFFGREKAIELAKTMLFVHP